TTGTGGTCTTTGCTGATCCTGCTGCTGCTGAGAGGGTAGTAAAGGAGAAACACAACATTGATGGCAGGATGGTAAGATCTTTAAGTTTGCTACATTCTTTCCAATTTggttttattttgttatatcaCCGCTTAGCATGACAGTGTTACGAAGATATAACCAAAATGATGTAATATTTAACCAAATGCTCTGGGCCTTCATGGTATTGTTGATGTTCTCAAGCAATGCTGCTTGTTAATCTTACTTGAATAGCATTTTGTCATCAAACTTTTCTGGTCTTCTACTTTGATCTGAGCTTTGAGTGCCAGAAGTGCACAACTTAAGATCTCTAGTTACTTCATTTACCCGAGATTTCTTACAATCCTCATTTTACAGGTAGAAGCAAAGAGGGCAGTTCCACGGGATGACCAGAGCACGACAAGTAGAAGCAGTCCTAGTATTCATGGTTCTCCTAGTCCTGGTCCAGGACGTACAAGAAAGATTTTCGTTGGTGGTTTAGCATCCACTGTCACTGAGACTGCCTTTAAGCAGTATTTTGAGCAATTTGGAACAATCACAGATGCAGTAGTTATGTATGATCATAACACTCAAAGGCCTAGGGGATTTGGATTCATCACTTATGATTCAGAGGATGCAGTGGATAAAGTCTTGCTCAAGTCTTACCATGAGCTGAATGATAAAATGGTTGAGGTCAAGCGTGCTGTCCCCAAAGAGTTATCCCCAGGTCCTAGCCAAAGTCCACTTGGTCGGTACAGCTATGGATTAAATAGGATGAATAACTTCCTTGATGGGTATGCACAGGGATACTCTCCAAATACAGTTGGAGGATATGGAGTCGGTATGGATGGTAGATTTAGCCCAATCACTGGGGGTAGGAGTGTCTTTACTCCATTTGGTTCTGGTTATGGTATGGGTCTTAACTTTGAACCAGGTCTGAGCCCAGGATATGGTGGTAGTGCAAATGTTAACAGTAGTTTAAGCTATGGACGGGGACTGAATCCATATTATAGCTCAAGCAGACTTGGTGGTGGCATTGGGTTTGACGGAGGAAGTGGGGGAGGAAACACTTCTTTCTTAAATTCAGCAAATCGCAGTTTATGGGGTGATGGAGGACTGCACCATGGGACGACCTCGACAAGCTCTAGCAACTTTTTAGTATCTGGAACTGGTGGAAACATTGGAGGAGGAAGCTTTAGCAACAGTGGAGTTTGGGGTTCATCAATTTCCTCTCAAGGCGGGGGAAATGTTTCTAGCAAAAATGGAAATCTCGGATATGTGAATGGTGACAGCATATATGGGATGGCAGGAGGCTATGGCAGAAACGTCACTAAACGTGGAGCCGCTATGCCATCAGGATCCAGGGGTAGTTATGATGGGGGGCCTTTAGCTGATTTATATGGTAGTGGTTTGGGATATGATGATCACACTTGGCGTCCCTCAAATTCTGAGCAGGATGCAACCGGTTCTCTTGGTTATGGACTAGGCAATGGACCTTCTGACATGTCACCTCAAAGTACTTCAGGTTATGTTGGTAGTTATGGAGTTGGCAATAGACAACCAAACAGAGGTAAGCTTCACATGGTTAAGCTGTTGTCTTgttgtcattattattatcttgGACAAGTATAACTCTCATATGATCATATTATATAAGCTTCTAGCTATCTGCATCAACGTTAAGTTCTTCGCGTAGAGTAAGATTGTGCTTAAACTTCGTCTTTAGGCTCTTTACTTTCCCTAGAGAAAAGAGAGTGTATGTTACTGTCAAGTTATCCCGTCATCTTTTTGGCAATTTCCATTTATTTGGCTAAATTTTACTCATTGTTGGATGTACCGTTGTTGTCTTAGAATTCTAGTTATTCCCCTCTTTCTCAATCCATGTCTGCCAGCTAAAGTTTACTAATTTTAGGACTTGGTATTTATAAAATTGGGTTCTCAACACAGTGAACTTTAACActgtttatttgataatttggtTGTTTTCGTTCTTTTCTGTAACTTAAGCTACATGAGTATAATTTCCACGTGCATCAAAAGATGGAGACTTTCTTGGATCAGAAAATAATAGTGCATACCCTATTATTGAAGTCTAGTTGTATGTAGTCTTGATGGTCTGGAagtgatgtttatgttttaaactatttattttgAAAGTTTACTTTATCCAGTAAACTGTTCCTACAAAAAGAGAGCCAAATAATTAATGTGCATTACTATCTATATAAATGATATAGCATTGTGGGATCGAAGACCTAAAAGatagtttattttgttaagCATGGTAAAATAGAGTCAAGAAACTTGAAATCAAATTTGTGCTATTTACAAGAAATATGATATATTGACCAGatattaaacaattttttttcatgggAAAAATacaggattttttttttgaacttgttTTGGTTTGATCATAATATCTGATATTTCATGTAAGTATGTGTTATTATAAAACTTCCCCATGATTTTGTATATGTTCTCTAACTCAAATGGATCGGAAGTCCTTTTATATCTGTTGCGCCAACTCTCGTAGGAGTAGAGACTATAATTGATGAGCTAAAACAGCCCTCACATAACCGTATAGATAGAATTGATTCATGCGTTCCATAACATCTCTTCTCACTGTCTCAATTGAAAAAATGCAATAACTAAAATTTAACCATAAGCTTGTTGGCGTCTGCTACATAAATTCTCACTATCTAGTTTGCTCCATTTAGACTTGTCTAATGGTAGCTACCAGTAAGAGTGGTCTTCATCTCAACTAGTTCGTATCACCTATATGGATCGTATTCTATTTTTCGCTAAAGTCTGCATGAACTCCAAGAGACTTTAGGTCTTTTTAAGACTTCCTTCTTTGTCATTTTAGGTGTACTTTGTCCCTTTTAAACACTTTCAACCATATGTTTGACAACTTACTCTTACAAACCAGTGCTTGTGGAGCTCTACGTAGAACATGACTAAACCATTTTAAACAACCTTCTCTTATCTTAATTTTGTATGATTGCAAATCTATCCTATCTCTCGCATCTCTGTGACGCCCATATTGTGGATATGTTGGATGTAGAGGCCGAACATTCACTCATCATAGAC
This portion of the Solanum pennellii chromosome 12, SPENNV200 genome encodes:
- the LOC107007377 gene encoding heterogeneous nuclear ribonucleoprotein 1-like → MQVDLGKLFVGGISWDTDDERLKEYFSTFGEVVEAVIMKDRTTGRARGFGFVVFADPAAAERVVKEKHNIDGRMVEAKRAVPRDDQSTTSRSSPSIHGSPSPGPGRTRKIFVGGLASTVTETAFKQYFEQFGTITDAVVMYDHNTQRPRGFGFITYDSEDAVDKVLLKSYHELNDKMVEVKRAVPKELSPGPSQSPLGRYSYGLNRMNNFLDGYAQGYSPNTVGGYGVGMDGRFSPITGGRSVFTPFGSGYGMGLNFEPGLSPGYGGSANVNSSLSYGRGLNPYYSSSRLGGGIGFDGGSGGGNTSFLNSANRSLWGDGGLHHGTTSTSSSNFLVSGTGGNIGGGSFSNSGVWGSSISSQGGGNVSSKNGNLGYVNGDSIYGMAGGYGRNVTKRGAAMPSGSRGSYDGGPLADLYGSGLGYDDHTWRPSNSEQDATGSLGYGLGNGPSDMSPQSTSGYVGSYGVGNRQPNRGMDG